One Pseudomonas sp. Bout1 genomic window carries:
- a CDS encoding DUF4165 domain-containing protein, whose translation MGTTKTRGPSFLNKVSGALLGAIALAIVPINGAYADLVKYGYTNNAGVQTNTEPGTGFINPSTGISFMVSGGIDRKLRIAVTANGAATPVFTKESSKVLGASDVISYNGENYYAEEFVSPKLPDGRYTVKTEILSSAGAVVQTENVPLVIDTAGPVAGTFAPRPYTWGEPVLTGEVWKLGLAAIDALTYSSFVLDGFSDPSGISKVTANVYRESGALYKAHNVLFSEESKTASIQYRTSFFPDSDLDEVFGLEFVVTDKAGNSTITKRQKVMFDNTVDGPQEPFGVFEPGVTTTLAPGLKGFVPYKPGASVKTNPIRLAWKIPKSNWHTYRQGGLSFLNSLGENTLAGEDANNVYVIGSLPYRSENHNYIRFVNFGQWAGEYIKYDLVLDPSAPKTPVIVAIDYYFSDKGWFSYANRVVSPNELPVAITKVRYTVEARPFDQIASHMGTCTIPAGKTQCEIAVTRELNKGTSGYLHDQGVLKSADGALTANGEWANVWWNDLYVPVLSYVYDSSEMLLTLKIRQPQQGAYQDRLGHNTAWLENAGGTSLSVTKKLTSSSGEYFEYEFDLKTLPEGSHDLVGVASEKLGAVTKLPLFKFQSDRTKPVVTVNKGASDSIDTLDKITFTVTDNKDPAPKITSISLTGGPANESIALSFRKLNATTYGLEYPILFPSLTAGESYTLRVNAQDSQQNKGVGSTTFLYSPKMAGIVGHVNGLVNIPAVPKEFNRNDGSVVINSEQLKLADGTPVSGVYDLLATLRSDAATPLKIGGVLVNPGATVTISQLNFTSTGGKISLPVVPVTQGATGSNGVIISTSAPNAPVVYADINTWMPKVTLGINNKNPVQAMTDTTVKLSASASSICPLTTSSAVARSADPIKSPICLLEWTSIPRGLQQVEVSGAPHPVTQLTGRVLDAGQQKVAYSLYVFNKGTEKVLLSSGEEILSVKAATGSTTFIQSLHEKSVTRAIETASVTMTQRSGPTCSITGDDAAAKSAGMSGGALKCLIEFSVIPKDLSIKALDPLELTGVFTRSGQHPIRWTASVYDTTGKKITLEEGQSVIQVIEPPVTTKLTVSVNESSSVDATPIEDFPAAWEKKTYSVLSSPSQGSVVATPTGFTYTPNTGYVGPDEFRYRVQDVSGMKAEATAVVNVAKFNYAPTWTGVTIQAREGQVSDQVDPEVHDINLWDSHTFKILTNPTHGTVRVFYGRMEYTPNPGFYGEDSFTFSATDQEGLSVEGEGKVTVTQFNFAPTGITPSTVKMYAGIGGTADLKVIDPNNWGSHTLQVVKQPAHGHVTVEGMSITYKTDGQAETSVQIRAIDQDGLYVDQDVVLKLLPAWEMFKDREVQPTSVAPSIPAVKHQMTTRLGAYALRIPDQEVIQALGGEIIAIVTPDSKVGVTLEHRELSQGTGMRLVPTKMTADLLEARLGGLDVGVDGQALVYLSRADMTGPVYSVPVTVWAPEGVLTADAWEILQASGRAQISFSPSNGACSILTSEAVAKPKNALQDRACYVTWTKTPDEWRNASTLANLMMDAGGSSLGNQTIEATAYVFDPSGVKHKVASFTRDLKILPVADQIRFGLKPAPAEAYQKVQQLSLLLRHTDGPVCDATANEGVAKKTAQQWSSRPSCLIRWMQMPEGMAQQRNTVTPLAEGTMALLGANNISWKASMFTPSGQEIDIGYGEHTVNVIEPPAIEIDMPASNLVKEGLYSVSQLGGYVGSASVTAIAASLDVAINRADAVIERSTIPSYGRAQRFTRYIEGAEAPLWSVTPYSVDVGYTALPEMRSTKTASLLAVPHDKILPVILNDERTVLDTVSLPIRVAIKDTRYMEDAYRLSSMGDWDIRLLSTTAGVNYEPMTNWEPIDENGEVEFEIDLQSLTNKAVRIIAEARVRSPVPEYELIRESGSPMVLSVLNGESLDGSIQALRVIGPAPLRSSFYAVTNDRYQSGDLGDVRWEMSKDGGVTWEDVEANAKLPQRLSMVFQRGTYLLRAELTNRHSGAKSMTPTVEVIAYVVPVARLKGPANVFIGDSGTFTLTDLKGNALDTTGMVVEWSEDRGKTWAAGEGSYRLSRNSADRVYLTARLKYSDSPEDKRVYKTLRAGVAFRPVRPPRVQIIGPRRPEVGKEATWVANLMMPYPKMDMTMDGEFILPDGTVVDSTEVKYTPTREDMEKEESYISVRSWINGYEDRGGLGLTQHRLIFWSYDWPEWKINTKYSAKYAPADLTMTARSLGLFREFEGLTIEWDIPPYAGLEMIKDSSQTSRIVRLTEPGIYTFGAHITDSRGNYSYAETEMEFLEPIPWDVKLSWSGDNDANRAPLGVLIRPSITGGHPKDQILSKTFSLNGETLSSSGDYGRATLEEEGVYTVKLDVASAMGHTATGQVDISVARNKPPVCKLELVVGRTSWLAKAVCTDEDGRMAKNLWFINGEQQALSSNSISVPMWRYPDGEPVITLVGIDNSGAESPPVSNK comes from the coding sequence ATGGGTACGACAAAGACCCGAGGGCCATCGTTCCTCAATAAAGTGAGTGGTGCGCTTCTGGGCGCTATCGCTTTGGCCATTGTGCCAATCAATGGTGCGTATGCCGACCTTGTTAAATACGGCTATACGAACAATGCTGGGGTTCAAACCAATACGGAGCCAGGCACAGGGTTTATCAACCCCTCCACTGGCATATCGTTCATGGTTAGCGGTGGTATTGACCGAAAACTGCGCATAGCGGTGACTGCTAACGGTGCCGCCACACCTGTCTTCACTAAGGAAAGTTCGAAGGTTCTTGGTGCGAGCGACGTTATTTCATACAACGGCGAAAACTACTACGCCGAAGAGTTTGTTAGTCCGAAGCTACCTGATGGACGCTACACCGTAAAAACAGAAATTCTGTCGAGCGCTGGAGCTGTTGTTCAAACTGAAAATGTTCCCCTCGTTATTGATACTGCTGGCCCAGTAGCAGGTACATTTGCCCCGCGCCCATATACATGGGGTGAGCCCGTTCTCACTGGCGAAGTTTGGAAACTCGGCCTTGCAGCAATCGATGCTTTGACATATTCGAGCTTCGTCCTGGATGGGTTCTCTGACCCATCGGGAATTAGCAAGGTCACCGCTAACGTATATCGGGAGTCCGGTGCTCTTTATAAGGCTCACAATGTTCTTTTTTCGGAAGAGAGTAAAACGGCGTCGATACAGTACAGGACAAGTTTTTTTCCAGACTCTGACTTGGATGAGGTCTTCGGGCTTGAGTTTGTCGTCACCGATAAGGCCGGCAACTCTACGATAACCAAGCGTCAGAAGGTGATGTTTGACAATACAGTTGATGGCCCTCAGGAGCCGTTCGGTGTCTTTGAGCCGGGAGTTACAACAACTCTTGCGCCAGGCTTAAAGGGTTTTGTGCCCTACAAGCCTGGCGCGTCGGTTAAGACTAACCCAATCCGATTGGCATGGAAGATTCCTAAGTCTAACTGGCATACCTACAGGCAGGGCGGACTAAGCTTCTTAAACTCCTTGGGTGAAAATACCCTCGCGGGGGAAGATGCAAACAATGTCTACGTCATTGGTTCTCTCCCTTACCGTTCTGAGAATCATAACTACATTCGGTTTGTGAATTTCGGGCAGTGGGCGGGTGAATACATAAAATATGACTTGGTGTTAGACCCAAGCGCCCCTAAAACACCTGTGATTGTTGCCATTGACTATTATTTCAGCGACAAGGGATGGTTTAGCTATGCAAACCGTGTGGTTTCGCCAAATGAACTTCCTGTAGCTATCACGAAAGTTCGGTACACGGTGGAGGCGCGGCCTTTCGATCAGATTGCTAGCCACATGGGAACATGTACCATTCCCGCAGGTAAAACTCAGTGCGAAATAGCGGTTACTCGAGAGTTGAACAAAGGCACGTCCGGGTATCTTCACGATCAAGGTGTGCTTAAAAGTGCAGATGGAGCGTTAACCGCTAATGGGGAGTGGGCGAACGTATGGTGGAATGATCTATATGTACCTGTTCTAAGCTACGTCTATGATTCCTCTGAAATGCTACTGACCTTGAAGATCAGGCAGCCACAGCAAGGCGCTTATCAAGATAGGCTTGGTCATAACACCGCGTGGCTTGAGAATGCAGGTGGGACGTCACTGAGCGTTACAAAGAAACTAACTTCCTCATCAGGTGAGTATTTTGAGTACGAATTTGATCTCAAAACACTGCCGGAAGGGTCGCATGATCTTGTTGGTGTCGCCAGTGAAAAGTTAGGAGCCGTCACAAAGCTTCCTCTTTTCAAGTTTCAGAGTGACCGGACAAAGCCTGTTGTAACTGTGAACAAGGGGGCGAGCGATTCTATCGATACACTCGACAAAATCACCTTCACGGTAACTGACAACAAAGACCCTGCGCCTAAGATCACCTCGATTAGCCTGACCGGAGGACCTGCAAACGAATCGATTGCACTTTCGTTCCGCAAGCTCAATGCGACTACCTACGGTCTTGAGTACCCGATCCTATTCCCGTCCTTAACGGCTGGAGAGAGTTATACGCTCAGAGTCAATGCGCAGGACTCACAACAGAACAAGGGTGTTGGCTCAACCACGTTCCTCTACAGCCCTAAGATGGCTGGGATCGTTGGTCATGTAAACGGTCTCGTTAATATCCCTGCGGTGCCAAAAGAGTTCAATCGTAACGATGGCTCTGTGGTGATAAACAGCGAACAGCTAAAGCTTGCGGACGGTACGCCAGTTTCTGGTGTTTATGATCTGCTGGCAACGCTCAGGTCTGACGCAGCAACACCTCTAAAGATTGGCGGTGTTCTCGTCAATCCGGGAGCAACGGTAACGATTAGCCAACTCAACTTCACCAGTACCGGCGGTAAGATATCGCTACCTGTTGTTCCGGTAACTCAGGGAGCTACCGGAAGTAATGGTGTGATCATTTCTACCTCCGCGCCGAATGCTCCTGTGGTGTATGCCGATATCAATACCTGGATGCCCAAGGTCACGCTTGGCATCAACAATAAAAATCCTGTACAGGCAATGACTGACACCACGGTAAAGCTGTCCGCTTCAGCTAGCAGCATTTGCCCTCTAACGACATCTTCCGCGGTGGCAAGGTCTGCCGATCCCATCAAGTCGCCCATCTGCTTGCTTGAGTGGACGAGCATTCCCCGAGGCCTTCAGCAAGTAGAGGTTTCCGGTGCACCGCACCCGGTCACTCAGCTGACAGGGCGAGTCCTCGACGCAGGCCAGCAGAAGGTTGCTTATTCCCTCTATGTATTCAACAAGGGTACGGAAAAGGTACTGCTGAGCAGCGGTGAGGAAATACTGAGCGTCAAAGCTGCGACCGGCTCAACAACCTTCATCCAATCGCTGCATGAGAAAAGTGTTACTCGTGCGATTGAGACTGCATCCGTCACCATGACGCAGCGCTCGGGCCCAACGTGTTCGATCACTGGTGATGACGCAGCGGCAAAGAGTGCTGGCATGAGCGGCGGTGCCTTGAAGTGCTTGATTGAGTTCTCGGTCATCCCGAAAGACCTGAGCATCAAAGCGCTCGATCCTCTTGAGTTGACCGGCGTTTTCACCCGTTCCGGGCAGCATCCGATCCGCTGGACGGCTAGCGTCTACGACACCACCGGGAAAAAGATCACCCTCGAAGAGGGGCAATCGGTCATTCAGGTAATAGAGCCGCCTGTAACAACGAAACTGACGGTCAGCGTCAACGAAAGCTCATCGGTGGACGCAACTCCCATAGAGGACTTCCCGGCAGCGTGGGAGAAGAAAACCTATTCAGTTCTGTCGAGCCCGTCCCAGGGCTCTGTAGTCGCGACCCCTACCGGGTTCACCTACACCCCGAACACTGGATACGTTGGCCCCGATGAGTTCAGGTACCGCGTACAGGACGTGTCTGGGATGAAGGCTGAAGCCACCGCGGTTGTGAATGTCGCGAAGTTCAATTACGCCCCTACCTGGACGGGAGTAACCATTCAGGCCCGTGAAGGGCAAGTGAGTGACCAGGTTGATCCTGAGGTGCATGACATCAATCTCTGGGACAGCCATACGTTCAAGATCCTCACGAACCCGACGCACGGGACTGTCCGTGTGTTCTATGGCCGTATGGAGTACACCCCTAATCCGGGTTTCTATGGGGAAGATTCGTTCACTTTCAGCGCCACGGATCAGGAAGGGCTCAGTGTAGAAGGAGAGGGGAAGGTCACTGTTACTCAGTTCAATTTTGCACCAACGGGTATCACCCCTTCGACAGTGAAGATGTATGCAGGAATCGGTGGAACGGCCGATCTGAAAGTGATCGATCCGAACAACTGGGGCTCGCACACCTTGCAAGTCGTCAAACAGCCAGCACATGGCCACGTGACGGTGGAGGGAATGAGCATCACCTATAAGACCGATGGCCAGGCTGAAACCTCAGTACAGATTCGTGCCATTGACCAGGATGGCCTCTATGTCGATCAAGATGTTGTCCTGAAGCTTTTGCCGGCCTGGGAGATGTTCAAAGACCGCGAAGTTCAGCCTACCTCGGTGGCCCCGAGCATCCCGGCCGTGAAGCACCAAATGACGACCCGTTTGGGTGCCTATGCGCTCCGAATTCCCGACCAGGAAGTGATTCAGGCTCTCGGCGGCGAGATCATCGCCATCGTCACGCCTGACTCGAAAGTTGGGGTGACACTGGAGCATCGTGAGCTTTCTCAAGGCACTGGTATGCGTCTGGTACCTACGAAAATGACTGCCGATCTGCTGGAGGCCCGTTTAGGTGGCCTGGATGTTGGGGTCGATGGCCAGGCGCTGGTCTATCTCAGTCGCGCCGATATGACCGGCCCTGTCTATTCCGTGCCGGTAACCGTATGGGCTCCGGAGGGCGTACTGACGGCTGATGCATGGGAGATTCTGCAAGCGTCCGGCCGTGCTCAAATCAGCTTCAGCCCGAGCAATGGGGCATGCAGCATCTTGACCAGCGAAGCTGTCGCGAAGCCGAAAAATGCACTTCAGGATCGTGCTTGCTACGTCACTTGGACGAAAACCCCCGATGAATGGCGCAACGCTAGTACCTTGGCCAACCTGATGATGGATGCCGGCGGGAGTTCTTTGGGAAACCAGACTATCGAGGCTACCGCCTATGTGTTTGACCCTAGCGGCGTGAAGCACAAGGTTGCGAGCTTCACTCGTGACCTGAAGATCCTTCCGGTTGCAGATCAGATCCGCTTTGGCCTGAAGCCAGCACCGGCAGAGGCCTATCAGAAGGTGCAGCAACTTTCCTTGTTGCTCCGTCACACGGATGGCCCTGTGTGTGATGCAACGGCGAACGAAGGCGTTGCGAAAAAGACGGCTCAGCAATGGTCGAGCCGCCCATCGTGCCTTATCCGTTGGATGCAGATGCCAGAAGGCATGGCCCAGCAACGCAACACCGTCACGCCACTCGCGGAAGGAACAATGGCCCTGCTTGGAGCGAACAACATCTCCTGGAAGGCATCCATGTTTACGCCGAGTGGTCAGGAAATCGATATTGGCTACGGAGAGCACACCGTAAACGTGATCGAGCCGCCGGCAATCGAAATCGATATGCCGGCAAGCAACCTGGTGAAAGAAGGGCTGTATTCGGTCTCACAACTCGGCGGCTATGTTGGTAGCGCATCAGTGACTGCAATCGCAGCTTCCTTGGACGTGGCGATCAATCGGGCGGATGCAGTGATAGAACGGTCTACGATTCCGAGTTACGGTCGTGCCCAGCGGTTTACGCGCTACATCGAGGGGGCCGAGGCTCCCCTGTGGAGCGTAACGCCATACTCCGTTGACGTTGGATACACCGCGTTGCCAGAGATGAGGTCGACCAAAACCGCGTCACTCCTGGCGGTCCCTCACGACAAAATTCTCCCTGTCATTCTCAACGACGAGAGAACTGTCCTGGATACGGTCAGCCTTCCAATCCGCGTGGCCATCAAGGACACCCGCTATATGGAGGACGCATATCGGCTGAGCAGCATGGGCGACTGGGATATTCGCCTGCTTTCGACAACTGCCGGAGTGAATTATGAGCCGATGACAAACTGGGAGCCCATCGACGAGAACGGGGAGGTTGAGTTTGAGATCGATCTACAATCGCTGACGAACAAAGCGGTTCGCATCATTGCAGAAGCGCGTGTTCGCTCCCCTGTGCCGGAATACGAGCTGATTCGGGAGTCGGGCTCGCCAATGGTGCTCTCCGTTCTCAACGGCGAATCTCTCGATGGTTCAATCCAGGCATTGCGGGTTATCGGCCCAGCTCCTCTTCGCAGCAGCTTCTACGCCGTCACCAACGATCGCTACCAGTCAGGAGACCTTGGTGACGTGCGCTGGGAAATGAGCAAGGACGGCGGCGTGACGTGGGAGGACGTTGAGGCCAATGCGAAGCTGCCGCAACGGCTCAGCATGGTCTTTCAGCGTGGTACATATCTGCTGAGGGCAGAGTTGACGAACCGCCATAGCGGCGCGAAATCCATGACCCCTACCGTTGAAGTTATTGCCTATGTCGTGCCCGTTGCCCGCCTTAAAGGCCCAGCAAACGTGTTTATTGGTGATAGCGGTACGTTCACGCTCACTGACCTCAAAGGTAATGCGCTCGATACGACCGGAATGGTTGTGGAATGGTCGGAGGATCGCGGTAAAACCTGGGCCGCTGGGGAGGGCTCCTACCGGCTGAGCCGCAACTCTGCTGATCGTGTGTACCTCACGGCCAGGCTGAAATACTCAGACTCACCAGAGGATAAGCGCGTCTACAAAACCCTCCGCGCAGGCGTTGCGTTTAGACCTGTCCGGCCGCCTCGTGTCCAGATCATCGGGCCGCGCCGTCCTGAGGTAGGAAAGGAAGCTACCTGGGTCGCCAACTTGATGATGCCTTACCCGAAAATGGATATGACAATGGATGGTGAGTTCATCCTGCCTGACGGCACAGTCGTCGACTCCACTGAGGTGAAGTACACCCCAACTCGGGAGGACATGGAGAAAGAAGAGAGCTACATCAGCGTCCGATCTTGGATCAATGGGTATGAGGATCGAGGCGGTTTGGGCCTAACTCAGCACCGTCTTATTTTCTGGTCGTACGACTGGCCTGAGTGGAAGATCAACACCAAATACTCAGCCAAGTATGCGCCGGCAGACTTGACCATGACGGCTCGCTCTCTTGGCTTGTTCCGAGAGTTCGAGGGCTTGACCATCGAGTGGGATATCCCACCCTACGCCGGCCTCGAAATGATCAAGGACTCCAGCCAGACCAGTCGCATCGTTCGACTGACTGAGCCGGGGATCTACACATTCGGTGCTCATATCACCGACTCGCGGGGCAACTACAGCTATGCCGAAACAGAGATGGAGTTTTTGGAGCCTATTCCGTGGGATGTGAAATTGTCCTGGAGTGGGGATAACGACGCGAATCGTGCCCCGCTGGGCGTTCTGATCCGACCATCAATCACCGGCGGGCATCCCAAGGATCAGATACTCAGCAAAACGTTCAGTCTCAACGGGGAGACGCTATCAAGCTCAGGGGATTATGGGCGAGCGACCCTTGAAGAGGAGGGCGTGTATACGGTGAAACTGGATGTCGCCAGCGCAATGGGGCACACAGCAACAGGCCAGGTTGACATCTCGGTGGCAAGGAATAAGCCCCCGGTCTGCAAGCTGGAGCTTGTGGTCGGTCGAACCTCCTGGCTGGCAAAAGCCGTTTGTACTGATGAAGATGGCCGCATGGCCAAAAACCTTTGGTTCATCAATGGTGAGCAGCAGGCTCTCAGCTCAAACAGCATCTCTGTGCCAATGTGGCGTTATCCAGATGGCGAGCCGGTAATTACGCTGGTAGGTATCGATAACTCCGGCGCGGAATCGCCTCCAGTCTCCAACAAGTAA
- the traV gene encoding type IV conjugative transfer system lipoprotein TraV, protein MIKKIILVSAIAALTTGCTNLLNVGSSEYACKGMPSGVTCMSAKDVYSATEGDDYKTQLKQEQEGVEAGSDKSTGTGATRVLIAEGSDNAPMPMRARNPLPIRSQAVVMRIAIDPWEDEKGDLYVPGFIYTEVEARRWEIGARTPQATPTLRPLTIVQPPQANSAK, encoded by the coding sequence ATGATTAAGAAAATTATCCTTGTAAGCGCAATTGCTGCATTGACTACTGGCTGCACAAATCTTCTCAACGTAGGCTCAAGTGAGTATGCATGTAAAGGTATGCCGAGCGGCGTTACTTGCATGTCCGCAAAAGATGTTTATTCGGCAACTGAGGGTGATGACTACAAAACCCAGTTGAAGCAAGAACAAGAAGGCGTTGAGGCCGGCAGTGATAAATCAACAGGTACCGGCGCAACGCGCGTGCTTATCGCAGAAGGATCGGACAACGCCCCAATGCCGATGAGAGCGAGAAATCCTCTTCCGATCCGCTCGCAGGCTGTAGTCATGCGTATCGCAATTGATCCATGGGAGGACGAGAAAGGCGATCTGTATGTTCCTGGCTTCATTTATACCGAAGTGGAAGCGCGTCGCTGGGAGATCGGTGCTCGAACCCCTCAGGCAACACCAACCTTGCGTCCCCTCACGATCGTTCAGCCGCCGCAGGCTAATTCTGCCAAGTAG
- a CDS encoding TraB/VirB10 family protein produces MKAIQQFLEKLTPRGKLMLAIGGTVLVVGTIVGVAMNAASPERKARAAAKPQVEAILTDEDPRALGLDSIASQLRQLQAQQNRLERVIGQKEKDVQLKNTQEKVSGLEQELQLLQQELARVGREKKGTGEGGDNSSDSSTANQARSPIPPRESAFINKVTSSPADLTDVYSNLPPEQPEDPKSRSSEKKETPKIRVIKGKEDEGKSDKPEELSVTLPAGSILSGVLVTGMDAPTGKQAQRDPFPSLIRIKNEAILPNRFRADFRECFLIAGGWGDLSSERAYLRAERLSCVRNDGSVLESSLEAYATGEDGKAGIRGRLVSKQGQILARSLMAGFMQGVASAFNVQKVPTINVTRAGDNGDTVAPVYEQAFDSNALQSAGFSGAGTALERVADFYLEMAESIFPVIEIDAMRDVDFIVNKGMTVKFNAATLKVNDVNN; encoded by the coding sequence GTGAAAGCGATTCAGCAATTCCTCGAAAAACTCACGCCCAGAGGCAAGCTGATGCTTGCCATCGGTGGGACGGTTCTGGTCGTGGGTACTATCGTTGGCGTCGCCATGAACGCGGCGAGCCCCGAGCGCAAGGCACGCGCAGCGGCAAAGCCTCAGGTAGAGGCCATCCTCACCGATGAAGACCCCCGCGCGTTGGGCTTGGACTCGATCGCCAGCCAACTGCGACAGCTCCAGGCGCAGCAAAACCGCCTTGAGCGCGTGATAGGGCAGAAAGAAAAGGACGTTCAGCTCAAAAATACGCAAGAAAAAGTAAGCGGCCTGGAGCAAGAACTCCAGTTGCTTCAGCAGGAGCTGGCGCGGGTTGGACGGGAAAAGAAAGGCACTGGTGAGGGTGGTGATAACTCGTCCGACAGCTCCACCGCCAACCAGGCGCGTTCCCCTATCCCCCCTCGCGAATCGGCATTCATCAACAAAGTAACAAGCTCGCCGGCAGATCTGACTGACGTTTACTCGAACCTGCCACCTGAGCAACCGGAAGACCCTAAGTCGCGATCAAGCGAGAAAAAGGAAACGCCCAAGATCCGGGTGATAAAGGGCAAGGAAGACGAGGGAAAGAGCGACAAGCCTGAGGAGCTATCTGTGACGCTGCCTGCTGGATCGATCTTGTCTGGCGTCTTGGTCACAGGTATGGACGCGCCAACTGGAAAGCAGGCACAACGCGACCCTTTCCCGAGCCTGATCCGCATCAAGAATGAAGCAATCCTTCCTAACCGCTTCAGGGCTGATTTTCGCGAATGCTTCCTGATCGCCGGCGGCTGGGGTGACCTCAGCTCGGAAAGAGCCTATCTGCGAGCGGAGCGCCTGTCGTGCGTACGCAATGATGGTTCGGTGCTGGAGTCCAGCCTGGAGGCATACGCAACGGGCGAGGATGGGAAGGCAGGCATCCGTGGCCGTTTGGTTAGCAAGCAGGGCCAAATCCTTGCAAGAAGCCTTATGGCTGGCTTCATGCAGGGGGTCGCGAGTGCTTTCAACGTTCAAAAGGTACCGACCATCAACGTCACCCGCGCTGGAGATAACGGCGACACCGTTGCTCCTGTTTACGAGCAGGCATTCGATAGCAATGCACTTCAGTCGGCCGGCTTCAGTGGGGCGGGGACGGCTCTTGAGCGAGTCGCCGACTTCTATCTCGAGATGGCTGAAAGCATCTTCCCTGTTATTGAAATCGACGCAATGCGTGATGTTGATTTTATCGTCAATAAAGGCATGACCGTTAAGTTCAATGCAGCAACTCTCAAAGTCAATGACGTAAACAATTAA
- a CDS encoding type-F conjugative transfer system secretin TraK: protein MSLPVSLHFFKPAALVLAMAAVMPAIAQEQIQIPGMNMPVAASTQPQVVAKPVDSPESVPERQEEPQGEKKPRLVAITPGSVENPSVPASVVKKPTPVQPIESRQDVVVASGTNTLIPISRGQINRLVTPFDNPHIQTVSEADISTSGNVIYVTTQDEKPVTMFVTPEDDESVAISLTLLPQGVPPIQANLILAKNVQGLASGMPVTSSTNYSGQARKWERSQPYMDTLRSLMREMALGKLPRGYSFGALTSGNKIPACAQPSLSFDFSKSQLIEGHDFRVFVATAENVSARTVEFDHGSCTHPHRAAVSAWPDEVLEPGQKTEVFVVTRVPTEVPQSSTRPSLLQ from the coding sequence ATGTCACTTCCAGTTTCCCTCCATTTCTTCAAGCCAGCTGCGCTCGTATTGGCTATGGCTGCCGTAATGCCTGCTATTGCCCAGGAGCAGATCCAGATACCAGGCATGAACATGCCAGTTGCTGCCAGCACGCAGCCTCAAGTGGTTGCCAAGCCTGTGGATTCTCCAGAGAGCGTTCCTGAACGACAGGAAGAGCCGCAGGGGGAAAAGAAACCACGTCTGGTTGCCATTACTCCGGGCTCTGTTGAAAACCCCAGTGTGCCGGCCAGCGTTGTGAAGAAGCCCACTCCTGTTCAGCCCATCGAGTCTCGCCAGGATGTGGTCGTTGCAAGCGGCACAAACACCCTGATTCCGATCAGCAGAGGCCAAATCAACCGTCTGGTTACGCCGTTCGATAACCCTCATATCCAAACGGTAAGTGAGGCTGATATTTCGACAAGTGGAAACGTCATCTACGTCACTACTCAGGATGAGAAGCCGGTGACCATGTTCGTCACACCTGAGGACGATGAGTCTGTTGCAATTTCCCTGACGTTGCTGCCGCAGGGCGTACCTCCCATCCAGGCGAACCTGATCCTGGCGAAAAACGTACAAGGGCTGGCGAGCGGCATGCCCGTAACCTCGTCGACGAACTACAGCGGCCAGGCGCGGAAGTGGGAACGCTCTCAGCCGTATATGGACACTCTTCGCTCCCTCATGCGCGAAATGGCGCTAGGCAAGTTGCCGCGTGGATACAGCTTCGGTGCGCTTACCAGCGGCAACAAGATCCCCGCCTGTGCGCAGCCAAGCCTCAGCTTCGATTTCAGCAAGTCGCAGTTGATCGAGGGCCATGACTTCAGAGTCTTCGTGGCCACCGCCGAAAACGTGTCGGCCAGAACCGTTGAGTTCGATCACGGCTCGTGCACGCACCCTCACCGAGCAGCTGTAAGCGCATGGCCAGATGAGGTGCTTGAACCTGGCCAGAAAACAGAAGTGTTTGTCGTCACTCGGGTTCCGACCGAAGTACCGCAAAGCTCCACTCGTCCAAGCCTGTTGCAGTAA
- a CDS encoding TraE/TraK family type IV conjugative transfer system protein, whose amino-acid sequence MLFKSLSNSFDGMRGENQFLRIAVAGLVLSNLLVSCSALNKDEVVTVIPPTLTETAWVSKTQSSGEYADAWALYIAMMLGNVTPHNASVVKDALGPILDKSIYQDTMKVLDTQIHQIRQDRVTLSFEPQKVLRDNLNENKFYVTGRSVSEGPAGDKKRSNRTYEFELMIKDYKPVLSWVSTNSGDARTQDVVDRENSKAEKQAEREKRKNQQR is encoded by the coding sequence ATGCTTTTTAAGTCGCTTAGCAATTCGTTCGATGGCATGCGCGGAGAAAATCAGTTTTTGCGCATTGCCGTTGCTGGCCTTGTATTGAGCAATCTGCTGGTGTCTTGCTCTGCTCTCAACAAGGATGAAGTGGTCACCGTGATACCACCTACCCTGACTGAGACCGCCTGGGTCAGTAAAACGCAAAGTTCCGGGGAGTACGCCGACGCATGGGCTCTTTACATCGCGATGATGCTAGGCAACGTCACCCCGCATAATGCCTCTGTCGTAAAAGATGCCCTGGGGCCTATCCTCGATAAGTCGATCTATCAAGATACGATGAAGGTTCTCGATACTCAGATTCATCAGATCCGCCAGGATCGTGTGACCTTAAGCTTCGAGCCGCAGAAAGTGCTCCGCGATAACCTCAACGAGAACAAGTTCTACGTTACCGGCCGCTCCGTGAGCGAAGGGCCGGCGGGCGACAAAAAGCGTAGCAATCGAACCTATGAGTTCGAGCTTATGATCAAAGACTACAAGCCTGTCCTGAGTTGGGTTAGTACGAACTCTGGCGATGCTCGAACCCAGGATGTGGTTGATCGCGAGAACAGCAAGGCGGAGAAACAAGCGGAGCGCGAGAAGAGAAAGAATCAGCAGCGCTAA